In the genome of Arvicola amphibius chromosome 2, mArvAmp1.2, whole genome shotgun sequence, the window CCTAACCAGAAACTGTCCACCACTGGAGAGCTTCTCCTTTAAGGCACCTCAAACATGAACCTTAGGAGCCTAGGGTGTTCTGGGTAATGTGCGGAAACCCTTCTGCCATGTCTCTTCTTTCCAACAGCCGCATCCAAGTGAGGCTGGGAGAGCACAACATCAACCTCCTGGAAGGCAATGAGCAGTTCATCACTGCCTCCAAGAGCATTAGGCACCCAAACTACAGTTCAAGAACCCTGGACAATGACATCATGCTGATCAAGCTCGCGTCTCCTGTGGCCCTCAATGCTCGAGTGGCCGCTGTAGCTCTGCCCACCTCCTGTGCACCTGCTGGCACTCAGTGCCTCATCTCTGGGTGGGGCAATACACTCAGCTTCGGTGGTGAGTAGAACCGGTCACCTGCTACATCCCTTCTTTCCCATGTTTTCCAAACCAGCCATGTCTCTGGATTTGAACGTATTGACTTTTATGATGCAAATATGTTTGAAGTGCCAACTAGAATAGAGTTATAGCTGGTACCAAATGGATACAAAATACCGAGAAGTTCATCCCTGTAACCTAAAGAGGGCAAATAAATGCTATTATACtgaaaaaagaatcaataatGGTCATTTTATAGATTTAGAAAGCTATAATTCTTTGCTAGAATTCATAGTCTTAATGATCACTCTGGTGGTTACCAATGGTGTTCAGGGATAAACTATTGTTCCTCAGGGTGTTCTAAtgcatatttcttctttctttgctcaTTACCTTTCCTCAAAGTGAATAACCCAGACCTGCTCCAGTGCCTGGATGCCCCACTGCTGTCTCAGGCTGACTGTGAAGCCTCCTACCCTGGGGAAATCACCAATAACATGGTCTGTGCTGGCTTCCTGGAGGGAGGCAAAGATTCCTGCCAGGTGATTGGCTCCCTTTGCATATGAAGCCCCTGTTCTCCTGGGAGTGGGATTTGAAAGTTTAATGTTGTGAGACTAGAAGTTTCACGCAGTGGGATCAGGGGCAAGTGAGATTTACTCCAgatgtaattccatctcattagtaAGATTAGAGGATGTGTTTCAATGAAAAACAAATGGATTTACAAGGTAGCTAGAATGAGGTCTTAAGGTAAGAGTAGATGTGATCCTTTTTCTGCATGACCCTTCTTTAAACACTATTTCTCCATTCCAGGGTGACTCCGGTGGCCCTGTGGTCTGCAACGGAGAGCTCCAGGGTATTGTCTCCTGGGGCTATGGCTGTGCCCTGGCAGGTAGTCCTGGCGTGTACACCAAGGTCTGCAACTATGTGAACTGGATTCAGGAGACTATTGCTGCCAACTAAAAATCCACAATCCCTCCTCAGTCCTGCATGTCAATAAAGTGCATTTGCCCTCACTGCCTGTTCCTCTGCCTGACCTCTCTAGCACCTTAGCTCTGGGAGGAAAGCTCTTATCTGAGACCGTGAGATCAGAGTCTCCATGGAAAGTTATCCTGGACTGCAAAATGGGCCTCCTGAGATAATCAGTAGCAGCACatgaaacacaaaaataatttcagtgaAATCGTAATGggaagtttatttcattttactttttcaaaaaaaaatgtcatgtctGAATAATAGAGCTAACGATTTTTCTTCCTTAGTTCTTCAGTGAGGCTTCAAGTTGTAATGATTGTTATGGTTCATAAGACTACTGGTTTCTTTGACTATGGCAGAAACTCTTTGTATCCAATGTAAACCTTAGCAATGCTGACTCTCTACATAAAAAAATGTTCATGCCAATGTAGTTCTACTCCATCCTAATAGCGGGTATccttagacaaggtctcactgggCAACCCCAATTCCCACTGGATCAAGTAGATTTTCCCCTCCCAATTTCCTTCCCAAGACTCATTGCTTTATCCCATTCCCAAATTCTAGCAGACATCCCCCTCCACTCTGCAGGCCACTTCTGCTACAGAAGCAAACAATCTAACTCCAGATCTTCAAGTCTCCTCCAAAACCCAAGCCACATATAATTCTACTCCAAGTCCAAtctcccagtctcatccccagctctgtagagACTAACTGCTGCAACCTCATCCCCCTCCCTGACCCTGTGTCTAGTGAAAAGGGTCTTCTCTTACAACCCTTTTCCCCCTCCACTCACCTCTTTCGTTTAGTCTCCATGACCTGCAGACATTCCCTGGGAAGCCTAGAAGGCAGGCAGTCTCACCTCCACCTCTGTAGCAGATCACATGCTGTAACCACCCCTACTCCCTGCCCTCATCTCCAATAGAAAGTGCAGACTTTTTTCCTCCAAACCTCCTCCCCAATGTTACCCCAGATTCTGACTCCAGCAGGCTTCTCTGAGAGCCCAATAACAATACCTGCCAGCAAGGCAAGTAGATCAATGAAGCCGGCGAATGAGCTTCAGACCATCatgctcccttctcccctccataTCCAAGCTCCCCGTTTTATCCTTAGCTCTGGAGCAGACTACCTGCTATGGACTCTCCTCATTCTTTGCCCACATTCCCAGGGaactaagcagatcctggtgaACTTCTGGATTTCCTCTCTCCTATGGTCTCCCTCAGTCCCCTCACAGCCTATCCCCATTCCTATGTGTTATATTCTAATACCTAGGAACACATTTGCCTGGAACACTGGTGGCCACAGCGATCAGGATCCCAGAGGAATTTTCTACCAGGCAATGCACAAAtaccacactctcctaagaacTAGGCAGGGCAGCAGAAATCAAGGAATTaaacccaacaaaaacaagactagatatcagcacctagatttaaaatctttccaaacccagatgcctagataccAGCATAAAAATACACTCAATAGCAACCAGGACAACATGCCTTGAATAGAATTCAGCAACCCTACTATAGTAGGTTCAGAGTATTTCAGCGTAGCTAAACTGCAAGAGCAAGACATTAAAATACCCTTGTGAATATGAAAGGAGTCCTTTaaaggagaatgaaaaaaaatcctttaaaaaaatctataaaaactcaaacaatggaaaaaataaataaaacagttcaagacttgaatgaggaaatagaatcaataaagaaaaccaaactgaggaaaatttagatataaaaatttagaaactcaaacaggaacttCAGAAGCAAGCCTTGCTAACAgtatacaagagatggaagaaagaatgtcAAGTATTGAAAACATGACAGAAGaaatggtcaaagaaaatgttagatctttcaaaaaaaaacatGGTACAAAACATGTCCAGGAAATCcaggacactgtgaaaagaccaatcCTAAGAATTATATGaatagaggaagacagagaaaatattttcaacaaatcaTAGAAGGAAATTTCCCTTATGTAAATAAGAAGAcacctatcaaggtacaagaagcattcAGAGCACCATAGAGACTGAACCAGAAAAGAGAGTCTCATTgacacataataaccaaaacactgaGTGTACAGAGCACAGAAAGAATATTACAAGCTGTAagggagaaaaaccaaaaagcatcaGAAGACGGATCTATTAGAATGACCCTGTTCTCAGTAGAGACTCTAAAAGTCATTAGGCCAtggacagatgttctacagactctaagaaaccacagatgaaagcccagactactacacccagcaaaactttcaattactgtagatggagaaaataagattttccatgataaaaccaaactTAAGcagtatctatctacaaatccagtcctacagaaggaAAGCTCCAACTGAAAGAGGTTAGCCAAATCCatgaaaacacaagcaacaaATAATCCCATACCTGCAAATCAAAAGaggtataaacacacacacatacgcaaacacaaacacaaacacacaccataaaaacaaaataacaggaatcaacaaacacTACTCATTGATATCTCTAAATATGAATGGTCTCAATTCCATCATCAAAAGACActgactagccgggcggtggtggtgcacgcctttaatcccagcactcgggaggcagaggcaggcggatctctgtgagttcgagaccagcctggtctacaagagctagttccaggacaggctccaaagccacagagaaaccctgtctcgaaaaaccaaaaaaaaaaaaaaaaaaaaaaaaaaaagacactgactAACAGAAGAGATGTGAAACAGGCTCCTCCCTTTTGTTATATCTGAGAAACACATcttaacatcaaagatagacaatGCTTCACAGTAAAATGATGGGCAAAAATATTCCCAGCAAATGTACCTATGAAACAAGTTGGTATAGCCATTCTAGTATCTGACAAATTGgacttcaaagaaaaactaatcatAAGAGATAAGAAAATGTACTAAATATTGATCAAAGGAAAAATTGACCAAGAGGACATTACAATTCTTAATACATACATCCTAAACAAAAGGcacccaagtttgtaaaagaaacaccactGCAATTTAAACCACACATTGACCCTCACACCCTGATAGTGGTAAACTTCAATATCCCACTGTTACCAATAGAGaccatccagacaaaaactaaacagagaaatgctgaagCTAACTGATGTTATATACCAAATGGACCTAATAGGTCTTAACAGAGCATTTCACCTAAACACAAAACAATACGCTTTCTTCTCAATAcgtcatggaactttctccaaaatagaCCACATACCCAGACACAAAGCAGGTCTCAACAGGTTAAAATTACACCCTGCACCTTATTTGGCCACCACAGATTAAAGgtggatatcaacaacagaaagaacagaaagcttacaaatcatggaaactaaacaactcactactgaatgaaaaagtGGGTcaagagagaaatttaaaaagatattaaagaCTTCCAaggattaaatgaaaaaaaatacgcAACATAGACAAATTTATGGGACAAGGAAggcagttctaagaggcaagtttatagtactaaatgcctacattttaaaacatggagaTATATCATATTAGAAATTTAAGAGAACACATGAAgactctagaacaaaagaaagaaatcacacccaaaaggaGTAAATGCTGAAATCAATTACataggaaccaaaaaaaaaaaaaaaaaaaacccacaaaaagctaatacaaagaatcaatgaaactaagagttgtttctttgaaaaaaaaatcaataagattgacgaacacttatccaaattaactgaaggatggagggagaatatccaaactaacaaaattataaatacttTAAGGACAGACACAAAGAATCTAAGTATTAAATTAAATCCCTGGTTAGTGGGAATCACCCACCGCTGATGAAATAActcaatcaaaccaaattaataaatctagGTTCTTTTCTGAGCAAAGCATTCCTAAATGACCCCAGGGGAAATAGATAAGGCCACAGGGGAAGCCCAAGATGTGTGGCCTTTTAATGCCCTCTGGGCATaatggtgggctttcttggaaaCAGAGTCTGGGCTGTGACAACTCCAGGGAAGTGGGGAACTTAGAGTGGAGCTCCCACCTGAACAATAAAGAGATTTAAAACCTGGACTTCACCAAACagggaaacttaaaaaaaatgtataattttcccaataggtaccacttaccaaaattagattaagaacagataaacaacaaaaaagttcagGGCCAGGTGGTTTTAACACAGAATTTTACCTGATTTTCAAacaagagttaatgccaatattcCACAAATGGTAGAAATAGAAGCAGAAACATGATTGcctaattcattttatgaggccacagtcatcccgatacccaaaccacataaaaatccaacaagaaagaaaatgaccgACCAGTTATttttatgaacatagatgtaaaaatctTCAATTGAAtgcttgcaaactgaatccaagaacacatcaaaaagatcatccaccatggtCAGGTagtcttcattccagagatgcaggagatgtttcaatatatgaaaatcagaaACTGTAATTGATCACataaactaactttaaaaaaaaactacatctctttatgataaaagtcctagagataTTAGGGATAAAGGGGAGAGACCTAaccataataaaggcagtttctAGCAAGCCCATAGCCaagatcaaattaaatggagagaaactcaaagcaattccactgaaataatGATATAGGTGGGTGTTCtacctatgtgttactttcattggttaataaactgccttggcccattaataggacagaaaattaggtaggcagagtaaacagaacaggatgttgggtagaaggcagtgaggcagtcaccatgcctctcctctctgagacagacgcaggttaagatctttcccggtaagctaccaccttgtggtgctacacagattactaaatataagttaaagcaagatgtgagagttagccaataagaggctgaaaataatgggccaagcagtgtttaaatgaatacaatttgtgtgttgttatttcgggtataaagctagccgtgtgggagccaggcaggaaggcaggcatggagcctgccgctccttctacaattggCGCCTCAATGTGGTAAACTGGATCcgtgtaaaacctgagagagcttaaaaaggagagaaaaagagtttaacacagctttctgctgtttgctaggacgtgccgtagaaagatttcctgtttcagcaatagcgtcattttaaaacgcggtttcctggggctgtgccaccAGTACAAACTCTGaattaaagcatttcaatgacttttatgggactggatgtttgtgttcctgctCAGGATCGGAAGGAAAGTACTCTGgaaccatgccaatggctcagtgctctcggcctgcacctgggcagatggcaggatcaggcttaggcaggcaggagagcatggcagatttctggcACCATACAGAgggatgttttcagactgcgctgtgctctgcatgtcagatttggctgtaacttggatgaaaagaatttctgtgccgcacgctcagtctcagagttaaagtgctgagtacggttcctacctggcagccccagagctagtagaaaatggcacatcctccattttgaaattggagagaggtggagccaacatccagagcagcccggtggctctgcagctcagaggcacaagtggctccgccatgttggactgggcatggcAAGCAGGCTGTAGCTGTTTTttacctaggaatgtcacagcttagattcttaagtgcttagctatttaaaggcacaaattaaaaatgttcctggacagtaaaaaaattacagattcacaataggacagattcatacATAAACGACCTTtaagtgggtcacagtgttggatgagtgtacgtaggcttgagagagagaagaaaaagaatatagaggataaagttaatagttttaaaaaagagtaaattctttaaagagacagaataaagtaaagtgatagagtaaaaataaggcacataaaaatggaaaattcacagagagtctggattctttgtattattgtgttttctttaaaatttttgactgtgaaggagctaagtacagagagacatttcattatatgggctgccaagctaaaccagaatggatatcataagaatattatgatttcagaatttgggtctaaggatatgatgctttggagagggtcttcttttgtttccacagatgaaaCCCtgtgcttctatcccaatatggtatgataaaccacaccctcctgaaaggttgctgtgaacaccttcaaaaaattacttcactcaactgctgactgagatgaatctagcacataggttataccatgaaagacctgaataacagtgcCTCCATTCAGcccgaagcagtttggagagaaataaccatgcccatattcccaaatattgtttataagtattcttttacatttaaagggggatatgatatagatatgaataacttgctttggtatggattttaaggtcaattttgttatatgtatatgcatatttctaatcttgattaaggtattgtgattatgtagttcattaaaaaatgtaatgtatatagattgttaatagataatcatcaataatactcaagcttgtagtcatgttagattttctagatgtgcatagatatatttaaaataggcattcttcatatctttcaaagactgcagaatatggcatttaatgttttaataacttagggcttttcaggacaatgagacacatctgctcctggcatcactaatctacttcaagaggaagacgggcatcgaagaggctccttataaagTTTGaaagccatttgggcaagaaactgctcttgcctggactgttgcataaactggacacaaagaacccacaaagagagAACTGCTAAAtatgcctaaaggtgagatggtctttcagggttcctgattcatgaaagagtctgtgagacattctgcaggacacagcagatagtgactaaactgcctttgaaatttcctgcttcatggaaatgtccgctggaaactatgggcctataggctgaagatggatgccccaacggtacaaaagaactttgggtgactgtccaggcagcgagatgtctctgtcatttctagagtttggaagttgcttatttcttgtttgcttaggtaatattatatccttctagagtctttgatggagttgaagaataaatagatagttatagttttccattattatgataaagataaaatagatataaatattgttactataattcttacttgataactgttttgttatatgtaattttactatgttaaagctaaagcctttcttttttttaaacagaaaaaggcgaaatgatgtaggtgggtcttctttctatgtgttgctttcattagttaattaataaaagaactgcttggcctgataagtcagaacataggtgggtggagtagacagaacagaatgctgggaagaaggaaatgaggcgGTCGCCTTGACTCTCCTTTCCGAAatggacgcaagttaagatcttttccggtaagccaccacctcgtggtgctacacagattaatagaaatgggttaatcaagatgtgagagttagccagtaagaggctagagctaatggggcaagcaatgtttaaatgaatacaatttgtatgttgttgttttggggcataagctagccaggcagctgggatccgggtggcaggaatgcagtcCGCATCTCCTTCTACACCTGACAAGGTTTTCTGCTCTCTCCATACTTAGTCTATATAGTACTTGTACTCTTAGCCAGAGCAGGAAGACAACTGAGGGAGATAAAGGGcacacaaattggaaaggaagaagccaaagtgTCCTTATTTGTAGATGAAATTATCATATAAAAGTGACCAAAAATTTCAtcagaaaactcctacagctgatatacACTTTCAAGAAAATGGCTGGACACAAAGTTAAATCAGAAAAATCAGAGCCCTTACTATATACAAATGCCCAACAGACagaatcagggaaacaacaccttttaCCAATAGCCCCAAACAATGTAAAACATCCTGGGGGTAAATCTAACCAAGCAATTGAAAGATttatatgacaaaaactttaggacattgaagaaagaaattgaaaagaataCCAGAAGATGGAACGATTGCCTGTGCTTAtgaatcagtaggattaatagaataaaaatagtcATCCTACAAAAAttaatctacaaattcaatgcaatcccatcaagattccaacacaattcttagCAGACCTTGAAAGGATAATTTAAACTTTACATgggaacacacaaacagaatagataaaaaacaatattgaacagtaaaaacaaattttttttttgatggaggcatggaggcatcaccatccctggtTTCAAGTGGTGCTGAaaagctatagtaataataattttaaaatctcagaGGAAAGCCTCACGAATTCATAGGATCAACTGGAAGAGAgacttgggtgctgagaacaagGTAGAGGAATATGCTCACTCACTCATCAAATGTATCAAATCCAAAAACTCCAAGAATGGAACACTtgattcttttataaaaatcaagCCTACAAATTATTATGCCTCTTTAACTGCACAGaacattatttattaatttattttactttgtattttgtgtacattggtgtgaaggtgtcagattctctggaactggagttacagacagttgtgagctgccatgtgggtgctgggaattgaatccaggtcttttcgaagagcaaccagtgttcttaaccactgaaccatctctccagccctgactctgAACCTCTTGACAAGAAATGTTGCCTTCACCATCCCAATACTAGTGATTAAAATAAGCCTGGTATGCAGTGATTAAATGAGTATAGCGTTGAAGAAGAGTGGAGACAAATGTGATCGAAGACAACTTTTCAGAATGGTTCTGAAAGAACATCCCTTGAAGAGCAGCACCAGAATCAGTAGGGCTTAGCAAAGAAAGCACTAGCCTGCACTAGGCGAGCATGGAGTAAGAAATCCGGGGATGGGGCTCAGTAACCTGTGCTTTAGTGAACCTTCCAGGCCGCTCTCATCTTGATGAGACCTAAGAACCAGTGTGCTAGCAGTGCTCCTAGTTGCCCAGTATATCAGTGCACACtacaatcccagcattaggaaggtgggtGCAAGAGAATACAAGCTTGTATTCAGCCTGGGCTGAATAGAGAAATACCAGAAAAGGCTACATAACAAAAActtgtcaataaaataaaataaaccacactCTGCTGTGTTTGCATGAATTATCTCACTTGGTTTCCGCAGCTGCCTAAAATAGACATTTTTACTATCATTACCCTTAAATATAATGATACTTATTGCTTAAAAGGCTTAATAACTTCTCCAAGTCCTCTAGCCAGAAAAGGTGACCTTATGAGTCCAGTAAGATGGGAACCAGGATTGGACTTCCCAAGAAACGAAACTATCAGCTAGGTGCAACAGCCCCAGAATTCAAATAAGGAGTCTTGACGAGTGTGACCTTTTCACTATTTGCTAACTCATTTTAACTTAATCATGTTTTAGTTCCTGAGAAGCTCACGGGGGCAGGACAGGCTGAGAGAAACCCATTAATATTCTAAAATTCTCAAAATTGTTCTTGTGTAAACGCGTTTGTGTGATTCCCTATCTAGCCCCTTTACCACAAGCACacctttttctatctttttctttttgttctttttaaaatgtgtgactcaggctggcctcaaactcatgatcctcctgtctcagcctcgcctccttcagcaaatcctaccagcttCTGCCACCATAaccagcacaaacacacacctttaaaaagaaTCCTTTCCTGCCCCCACCAGTGTTCTGCACACTCTTCTTATCCCCTCTGCTGGCTAAGTCCAAATGGCAATTAATtaggagaaaagaataaagtaaaaggcCTCTTTAGGGTTGCATGCCTATATTCCAAGCACTAGggacccagaggcaggcagatttctgtgagttcgagtccagtttggtctacatagtgagttccaggacagccagagctacatagtgagaccctgacttaaaaaaggagagagagagagagagagagagagagagagagagagagagagagagagagagagagagagagagagagagagagagagagagagagagagagagagagagattgaataaGGAAAGGCTGCCCCCTGCTGTCCATATATATGAATGACTACAACATGATTTCTGACAGGTTAAAAAATTGAATGAATTAGTCAATGAACTAGTGAGCAAGTAAATAACAgaatagatagaaagacagacagacagacagacggacagacggatggacagacgAGCAGAtggataaatttttattttatgttattttattttattttattttaatgttgccACCTTTGTATTTGGTCTTAATGCCCAGATGAGAAAACTGGAAAAATGCTACCAGAACCCATGACACTAAGACACATGGTACTATTATCTTCAAGGCCAGAAAATATTAAGATACCCAGCTACATGACTAAAGGAAAAAACTCTGGCTTAATGAATAAATCATTGCTAGGAAAATGTTGTAAGAAATTAAACGGTGAAAACTAGATCAAGataaaatgtgtagctcaatggaaaaaagaatgaagagtaGCTTTTCCCACCTTCCATTCGGTGGTAAAACTGAATGACTTTTTTACTGCAGCTTACAGTGGAGTGCCAAGATCTGCCACTGTTGATGAGTCACACAGACTGTCTCCCCTTTGCCCTGCACCAGTTCCTGTTTGGCCTAGGAAGTAGCTGGCCTCCCGCTGTGACAAAGGCATACCTAAGAACATCTTCTGGTTATCTATTTAACTGTGTTAGCAAACCCAGTCCTAGAGACTTGATGCAGAAGCTCAGGGAATTGGCTAGAGATCTGCACCCTGACAAGCTTCCTGAGGAGCGCAGGCCTCAAGGAGCTAAAAGACAGTCACAAAACAGCTTCTTAATAAACCAATCTTTGGAAAGAGTAATACCTTGAAGCTAAGTACTTTTTTCAGCAGaagatttttaatagaaaatgacTAGTTTACTAGTTTTATTCCCtttgatactgtttttttttttcatttaaaacaagtACTATAGGTATATGGCTCCAAAATTGAAATCCTGCCATAGAATTAGCACTGAGAAAAGGgctgttctctgtttctctctgtgccaCTGTTGTTGGGGGTAACGGCCTTAGATCCCCTGCCATTGTCGTTGAGGGGGTAATGGCCTTAGATCCCCTGCCATTGTTATTGAGGGGGTAATGGCCTTAGTTTGCTTCATCTTTTTACCcgcttttccttttggttttattttgcagTTCTGGGGACTCAAACCCACGGTCTCCATGATGCAAGCAATTACCAACGAATTGCTGTCAGCcttctttccagatttctttatGAAAAGTCATATAAACAAGTCCACTGGAATGATCTTTAGTTAATTCGACCCCATGAGTTCAACCAAACACAGCCTACACACCGATGCAATTCCCCAGTTTGTCCTTTCAAGTTAACAGTGAGTGTGAGAGAGCACACTGACATGACACAGTTATTGCACACTTGTTTAAACTGTTTTAATTCCTAAGCTTTCTGGACTTTTGGAGACAAGCTCTTTCTCTGTAAATCAGACTTGGTTTTAAATTCATAgcgatctttctgcctcagcctcccaagtgctaaaatttcATTTGCATGTAATTGTACCTACAAGGTCAGTTTCCTGGGGTGAGATTTCTgggtgaaaataaaaatgagaaccaACTTGTTTCATTGTTGGTTCTAGTTATTTTCTATATGggttgtttttatcatttttctattcctGCTAGCAACAAATAAGCTAACGTCTTTATTTCTCTGCGAAGTCCCTAAGAAAACAGTGCCTAATAGCCCAATTTTCAAATTGCTGCAAGGCATTCTTTCAATGTGTTTTCTTGGTATTTTGGTATTACCACGGTGAGAACTTTTCCCTATGCTTAAGCACCATTTTGCTAAAACATCTGctatttgcctttgttttttgttttttgaattgaGCTGTCGAATTATCTCCTGTTGATTTCTAGTCCTAGTGGTGAGAATTGCAAATATTTCCCCAGGTTTTCACTTAGCTTttgattctgtttctatttcttataCAAATGTGACAAAATTACATAGTCAAGTCTATCTTTTCTTCACCTGAGTTTTAATTCACTACTTGACAGGTAATGAAAGGAAACATGGGGTGTGGAGGGGATACGCAGGGCACGCAAGGGCAGGTTGGATTTCAGAGTCAGCTCATCTGCTgttgagatggagtctcaaagTCTAGACCTATCTGCAT includes:
- the Prss2 gene encoding trypsin-2; protein product: MSALLILALVGAAVAFPVDDDKIVGGYTCSENSVPYQVSLNSGYHFCGGSLINNEWVVSAAHCYKTRIQVRLGEHNINLLEGNEQFITASKSIRHPNYSSRTLDNDIMLIKLASPVALNARVAAVALPTSCAPAGTQCLISGWGNTLSFGVNNPDLLQCLDAPLLSQADCEASYPGEITNNMVCAGFLEGGKDSCQGDSGGPVVCNGELQGIVSWGYGCALAGSPGVYTKVCNYVNWIQETIAAN